The following proteins come from a genomic window of Corynebacterium crudilactis:
- a CDS encoding 4'-phosphopantetheinyl transferase family protein: MLDEALFPNSAKFSFMTTGNTVNLDNFHQLHPLEKALVAHSVDIRKAEFGDARWCAHQALQALGRDSGDPILRGERGMPLWPSSVSGSLTHTDGFRAAVVAPRLLVRSMGLDAEPAEPLPKGVLGSIARVGEIPQLKRLEEQGIHCADRLLFCAKEATYKAWFPLTHRWLGFEQAEIDLRDDGTFVSYLLVRPTPVPFISGKWVLRDGYVIAATAVT, encoded by the coding sequence ATGCTGGATGAGGCTCTGTTTCCAAATTCAGCAAAGTTTTCCTTTATGACTACTGGGAATACTGTCAATTTAGACAATTTCCATCAGCTGCATCCTTTGGAAAAGGCTTTGGTCGCTCATTCTGTGGATATTCGGAAGGCTGAGTTTGGTGATGCACGGTGGTGTGCTCATCAGGCGTTGCAAGCATTGGGCCGTGATAGCGGTGATCCGATTTTGCGCGGTGAGCGTGGGATGCCGTTGTGGCCATCGTCTGTGTCTGGATCTTTGACCCATACTGATGGGTTTCGGGCAGCAGTGGTTGCTCCGAGGCTGTTGGTGCGTTCAATGGGGTTGGATGCGGAACCTGCGGAACCTTTGCCTAAAGGCGTGTTGGGATCAATCGCTAGAGTGGGGGAGATTCCACAGCTGAAGCGTTTGGAAGAGCAGGGTATTCACTGCGCGGATCGGTTGTTGTTCTGTGCAAAGGAAGCCACGTATAAAGCATGGTTTCCTTTGACTCACCGGTGGCTTGGTTTTGAACAAGCAGAGATTGATTTACGCGATGATGGCACTTTTGTGTCGTATCTGCTTGTCCGTCCGACTCCGGTGCCGTTTATCTCTGGAAAATGGGTGTTGCGCGACGGCTATGTCATAGCCGCCACGGCAGTTACTTGA